The Octopus bimaculoides isolate UCB-OBI-ISO-001 chromosome 16, ASM119413v2, whole genome shotgun sequence genome window below encodes:
- the LOC106882448 gene encoding synaptobrevin isoform X1: protein MSGPQNPQAGPGGPPSGPPQPGGPPGPPQGPPQPVQQSKRLQQTQAQVEEVVDIMRVNVDKVLERDSKISELDDRAG from the exons GTCTGGACCACAAAATCCACAGGCTGGCCCTGGGGGTCCACC gtCAGGCCCACCACAGCCTGGTGGCCCTCCTGGCCCACCACAAGGCCCTCCTCAGCCTGTCCAGCAAAGTAAACGGTTGCAACAAACACAGGCTCAAGTTGAAGAG gttGTAGATATTATGCGCGTGAATGTTGATAAAGTTTTGGAAAGAGATTCTAAAATCTCCGAACTGGATGACAGAGCAGGTTAg